CTAAACCTTCAGTTTAACATCTGCATTTTAAACCATGATGTCCCACATCTGACCCCCTAAGCAGAAAGTAGACAGGTTTAAGTCATCCACATCAGAAACGATCCAGACAGTTCAAAGTTCAGCTCAGGTTCCTCACACATCCAAGCTGTCTGGCACAAAGTTGGAGGGGGAAGTCTGCTCAGCAGAACTGTAAGAGAGCCTGGTGATAAATTCTGGGTCATTGAATTATAGTGAAAACAGATTTGTGTTGGAGTCAGGGTCTGGTTCAGGTTTTATTTTCTACCCCCTCATCATCTattgttccatccatccattttccgaACTTGATTTACCcgtttggggtcacagggttgctggagcctgtcacAGCAGTTGGGTGAAGGCGGAATACACCCTGGGAAGGTGCCAAGTCCATTGCTAagccacacacacatattcacacaaaGGGAAATTTTAGAATGATCAGTCCAAGAGTCATGTTcttggactgtaggaggaagcGAGAGAAAATGAACGCAGAAATCTTCCAGCAGGGATTTGAATCAGGATTTAGTTgttgtgaggtgagagtgctaaccactgctccaccatgCAGCCTGTGTCATCTACTGCTCTGATGTAAAgaccaatgaaaacaaaaaaaagcaattaacaATTTTTCTCTGGTTTGTTGTTCATTCAGAGACCGGATCGACCCATTTGTCTTCAAGTTCCAGTTCAAAAATGTGGAGTACTCGTCCGGGCGCAACAAGACGCTGCTGTGTTACCTGGTTGATACTGGGGGTGCTGGGGATGGGCTGCTAAGGGGCTACCTGGAGGATGAACACGCTGGGATCCACGCTGAGGAGGCATTCTTCACACACTGTCTGCCGAACATTGACCCCAATGTTCAGTATACAATAACCTGGTATGGTCCTCCAGAACGGGCGTGTGCAGAGGGGTGGGGAGGTTTATAGGATCCAAACaataattcaattaaagttTGACTCCAGAGAGTGAAAGAAAGTACGGTATGTTAGTGATGCTAAGAAGGCAGTCACAGCCCAGAATCTTGATGGTTCACTCATCACTGGTTCCAGACTCTGACAAGTACGTCTTAAGAGGTGCCTGCCATGATCCTGATGTTCAACAACCTTCTGAAAGCTTGTAAAAGTGGGCATGCAAGCAGTTTTTACAAAGAAAGGAGTCAGAATTGTTAGGAATCAGCACCAGTTTTCTGAACGTTAAACAGCTAAACCTCATCTAACAGTCAACACTGATGTTATCAATCACCATGTGACGGACATTTTTAATGGGATGTAGACTGTTCCCCTCAACATCATGCAGCCCCTGGTGGTTGCCTCATCGGTCCCTCTCTTCTCAGGTACGTGTCGTCCAGCCCTTGCCACGCTTGTTCCTTAAAGCTAGCAGAGGTGCTGAAGGCCAGGAAAAATGTCAAGCTCAGCATCTTTTCTGCTCGCCTGTTCGAGTGGGAGGCAGAGGAGGTCCAGGCTGGTCTGAAGGCCCTGCACAGCGCCGGCTGCAAGCTTAGAGTGATGAAGCCTCTGGACTTCTCTTACACCTGGGACACCTTTGTGGAAACTGAAGAGCAACCGCTGAACCTGTGGGAGGACTGCAAAGATAACTATGAGTACTACCACGAGAAGCTGGACCAGATTCTGCACTGACTGCAGTAAGTgtctttataaatataaaagctCCATGCTTATGAAACCCATTCAtccataaataaatgcatttacagCGTGAGGGTTCAGTGTTCTGCCCAAGGAGCCATTGACATGTGACTGCAGCAGCCAGCAATTGAACCACCAAGGTTTCAACTACCTCTGACAAACAGACGTTATACTTAAATTCACCACTGAAGTTGTCTACACAAAAACCAGGGAATATCAAATCAAGTTAAGGTAATTATGATTGTTGTACCCCACTTCAGTTCATAAAACTCTAGCCAATGTTTTCATTAGTCTACAAGTgactaaaatgttaaattaaaatgttaaagtcaTTTCTGTGATGGCCAAGCAATGGGCGACAGTAGAGAAAAATAGTTCTAAATAAATAGGAAGAACTTTTTCAGGTGACGAAAAATGGAGATTCAAGTAAAGTTGGAATGTTTAAAATAAGTTtattaatagaaaaaatattttactacaATTGAATATGTGTTTATTCCAACAAAACTCGTTAAAtaattttactgtgtttttttttaaacaatgatttgtattttattaagtCATCTCCGAAGCATAACATTTGGAGCCACTAGACTCAACAGCTTTTTACCACAAGCTATTAAAATACCAAACGAGGATCAAcagttgtatttttgtttccatGTGCATTGGTCATTTTACGTAACGGACATGTTGATTGATTGGATGAATAACACCACTGTGCAgtaatttttatctttttaaccttttttgggCACATATAGATATGTTTAGGTGGATTTAAAAGTGAGGGTGGGATGTAGTTGGGGGTCAGGATAGCTGAGTGTGAGCGTGgatcctttttattatttttcagtgtttattaatttgtttgttgctgcctattaatattttattctattgtttttacCTTTACTCTTATGATCCCAGGAAATGctatttctgtctgtctgtcatgcTGTTGTATGAAGGGCAAGTGACATGAAAAGCTTTGATAGATTGATCTGCTAATTTTCATGCAGATATCtagggttgccagatttggcaTAAAAATCCACACAGCAAGAGAAAACCTTAGCTTCATGAAGTGAACACATCCACAGAAGCATATAAttgaacttttgaaaattgtcTGTTCatctcttttccacactctccatcacTCTGGCCTATTGAGTGGACAGTGGTTTTGTTGTGCATGCAGCAGTCAAGTGTGTCTACAAATGTTCTATTAGTATCTCAAAAATGAGTGATACATCACTATATCATTTACTTTGCTACAGTACAgctttattaatttgttttaaattcttgTTAATTGTGAGTTTCACAGGTGACAGAAATATTTCAGTGTTTGTccaaattaaaatggattaatctGAAGGACGCTTCCTTTCAGACAGGTTTTTAGACATGATGCTGCTGCTTTTCTTATGTGCAGAAGCCATCATTGGCTAAAcctaagcatttttttttgttgaatacTACTGATTCATTGATTTTCGTCTTCATTTTCATCTTAGAAAACCTCACTGATGGCCCATatctgtctgttttccagcttttttccATGACTGCAGTGTACCACTCCGAGCACAGATGCCAGGCAATCCCTCAGCTGGGCACAAACATTTCCTGGACTAGCTGAACGTTCTGGAACCTGGAGTGGTATGGAAGCACCTGCACTGGGGGATCTGGATTCtgcatttttggttaaaaaatctTTAAGGACTTGGAAAAACTTGTGATAAAACCAACTCTGTATTCCAAAGATCAAACTATTATTCTGGCTGAACTCTGTCAAAAAGGTCTAAACACTTGTCGTCAAGAATTTTTGTATCTTACCGACTTTcctctctttcttaccttcatcCGTCCCACCTTCTGGATCTTTTGTCCCCTGCTGATCTCTGATAACAGAGGAGATTGTAGTTCAGTACAGTTCTTGCAGAGCAAGCCCACATCATCAGCCCTCCGCCACTATGCCTGACACACATCTCGACTTCTCTTGTTTCTGAACCAGTCTTTCTGTAGATGTACTTCACAGTTTATGTGCAAACTTGACAAGAaccaaaataaatctgtttttgaaggatatgtttttctgttgaagcttTTAGCTATCTCACATGACACATTTAACCATCTGGAGTTTCCTCCAGTACAGGTTAGAATTCTGTACGGGTTTGAATTCTGAATGAACCATGTCTGAGGTCTGTCTGCAGCCATCAAAAAAGCATGAGAAAGAACTTCCTTTTCTCCATTTGTTTGCAGAAACTCTGATGGAAAGGAGTGCAAAAGGATCTTATTCTGatgagaatttctttttttgctctggGTTCTGTCTATTTAATGCTCCAGATTCCTCCAGAGTAACAGCAAACACAGAGTTTCTCTGTCAGAAAAAAACCTCTGATCCTTTCAGCCAGACGTGCACACGTTCCATCAGACACAGAGGTTTAGTCCTTATGCCGTAGTCACAGATGCCTTCTTACAGGTGGATAAGGGCTGTCTGCGGAGACAAAAATGGGCAAACAGGACCTGCAGGTGGCTTGCACGGAATTTTAAGATCGTTTACCACTCGTTGAGCCCgtacagaaaaaatgttaatgcacatttttctgcaggCACGCTGTGGGTGACAGGTCGTCGGTGAAACGTCGGCACATTTTTTCAACCCTTCACAAACCTGCGCTCTGCGCAAAAGGCCCTTAAGAGATGTTCAACTATTacgtgcaacttacattatccttcaAATACTTCAAAATACTGTGCGTTTACGATATGCACAACAGTCCATTTTCATTACCTACCATAATGCAAGGGCACCACAAACCACATCACACACCTCTGTTCCCTTTAAGAAATGATGGCGCCTGTCTACTACCCTCCACAGGTTCGGAAAACCTGAAAAACGCCGCCCGTACAGGTGcttgtgactaaggccttaaTTTAACCTGTAAGATCCTAACAGTGTTCTATCATCTCTGTCAAGCAGACATAgatgggtttcttttttttctgaccctgagaattattttcacaaaagcagaaatctctttttttctctgattaACAGGTTAAATGTAACATTACCAATAGGAGGCAGCATCAGAGCAGTGTATGTTGCACATCTTGGGGTGGACTCTGAACAAAAGCACTTCGCCTCCTTCTGTATCCTCTTTCAGACAAGCATATTTTTGCTGCATGTACCATGAGCACCaacatttcaatttattttctatggaaaaaaatagaaactattGCATCATCTATTTTCAATCTCGTATCAGTAAAAAAAGCAATACAGTTACGTCCTAaatgacagacagcagtttaACCTAAGAAAAGTGTCAAGTATATAAACATTGCACAGCTTGAGAATTTCAGACGCCTACATACATTCAACCACACAGCTTGTCCAACAGCTCAGTGATCTTTAATGCAGCCCCATTGTGCACATGTGGTTGACAGACACTACCTTCATCCTATGCAGCTGAAATCATTTTATTGTAGATCTGCTGTACATCTTCTAGAGTTATGACATCCAActaaaaaatcaaaagttaaGAGGCAACCTCGTTTTCATGAAGATCTGAATTTcctgtttaacatttttacagGGCAGTCCCACAGGAAGTGAGAAGGATTccatgtttaaccacaacacCAGAGAGAAAGATGTTTAGCAAAAGTTAATGAGTGAAAgaagagtggaaaaaaaatcaaactttttatttataattctgTTTCATTGCTGATTCTGATTACATTAATGGCTacgataaaatatttcttaattcaTGTTCAATCATAAAGTTTAAATCTAATTTGTCCCCAACTTTTTCTGAAATAATGAGCAACACTGCTTATAAAAGTTGGATCACATGTCTTTTGTTGGACTGGATTTATTAAGCTGTTGCAATAAAGTACATTTCTATGACATTCTCTTGGAATCTCTCCCCTTGCAGTGACTCATCATGGACAGTCTTACTTGAGGTTGTTAAAACACTTGATGGGAGGTCAAACAGTTCTTCAATTTGCATCTTAAAATGTTTCTTGAAACAGTTGACTTATTGACCAACCATGATCCCATATGGATGGAAGACAATCCCAGATTTGCCCACTGCCAgatttggtgcttgtaccacaaaatgcaccaTTTGTCTGAAAATTTCAACCTATCCAGCTTCGCTACTGggaagcagtgagctgcagataCAGCCAAGCTCTGGAACCATTTGGCGATTAGCCCCAATCCACTCCTTTAGTGGTGAGtttcaagcagggaggcatttttagagtctttggtatgactcaacCACGGATTTAAAGTCACACACCTTCCAATCTCAGGACAAACACTCTAACGCAAGGCCACTGAGTTGGTATTTCTTTGAAGGTTTGTGAGCTGACTTGGAGGACCAAACGCTTCTGCTGATCTGTGAACAGAACCAGGGCAAAaacaggtcctttaaaaaagttgaaaaagaaatgacctGCTTTACTGACCTTGGTTATCTGATAAACTAACATGCCTGCAACCTGATGTCAAAGGTTGACTTCCTTAGTTTAAACAATCTTTCTAACTCTACTTTACAATGATTATCTGCTAGTTGtaaaatgcatcaaaatcaAAGGGCGATAATCATAAATCAATAATCATAAATCATAaacaaaatttactttttagcAGTAAATGTTggcagttgtgtttgttttttcatcttcttctctGTAAAAAAATCTTTCCTGTGCAGGCATGTGCACATTACTAATATATTATCCGCACTATAAGGCGAACTTTATGTATACGCCATACACCAACTTAAAAGCCTTcattgttttcaaaaaacaacagtgcaACTTATAATCCTTACATAtgacaaaagttcaaaaatattCCATTCATTAATCTGGTGAGCCAtacagtgcagaaaatactgTACTTTCTTGTTCTGGCAAACACCAAGTTAGCTGAAATAGGGGGTGGGGTTAAGGCAGAGGTATTTTTAATGCACTTGTGTtgcctttaaaatgtttcatgatGTAGATACTGTGTTAATTTAGCAGGACTTTCATGTTGATGTATAACAATTGcactaaaaatgcatttttgttaaGGACACCCCTATAGTGCAGGGTGCCTCTATAGGGGTGTACCTCTAATGCCTGGGACAGCATGACTAACTGAGCCAGTTCAAACTCTCGTGAGAGAGGCTCTTTTCTGGATCACTGATCTGTCATAATCTCCAGGTTCAAATTCCTCTCTGGCTGTCAGCTCCCCTTTTTCATGACACAGTCTGACAGACTTATTCTGGCTGAACGCAAGAAAGAATAATGACTCCACTataaaacatttctgcagagaCTGTCCTTGATATCTTTCTTTGAGTCAGATTTAGTTGTTAGTGTATAAGTAAAAACTGATTGGAGAGGCTTGGAGAACAT
The nucleotide sequence above comes from Oryzias latipes chromosome 5, ASM223467v1. Encoded proteins:
- the LOC101160551 gene encoding C->U-editing enzyme APOBEC-2; the protein is MADKKRALPKRKERTEEVRDDGQKPEENGEVSSGSAAAVENSENGTLQFEPMELPPFEVITGDRIDPFVFKFQFKNVEYSSGRNKTLLCYLVDTGGAGDGLLRGYLEDEHAGIHAEEAFFTHCLPNIDPNVQYTITWYVSSSPCHACSLKLAEVLKARKNVKLSIFSARLFEWEAEEVQAGLKALHSAGCKLRVMKPLDFSYTWDTFVETEEQPLNLWEDCKDNYEYYHEKLDQILH